One genomic region from Arthrobacter sp. YN encodes:
- the rpsR gene encoding 30S ribosomal protein S18: protein MAKAELRKPKPKSNPLKAADITVIDYKDVALLRKFISDRGKIRARRVTGVTVQEQRKIAQAIKNAREVALLPYSGAGRG from the coding sequence ATGGCTAAGGCTGAACTCCGTAAGCCCAAACCAAAGTCCAACCCCTTGAAGGCCGCTGACATCACCGTCATCGACTACAAGGACGTAGCACTGCTGCGCAAGTTCATCTCCGACCGCGGAAAGATCCGCGCTCGTCGCGTTACTGGCGTTACCGTTCAGGAACAGCGCAAGATCGCCCAGGCAATCAAGAACGCCCGCGAAGTTGCTCTGCTGCCTTACTCCGGCGCTGGCCGCGGCTAA
- a CDS encoding DUF6297 family protein, translating into MLTLEPSGRNRELAADIVRFTRRSARRYKRSRISWGDRFVDAYSWGLGIGVSLTIAASFVLALRNEIADRASTTGSIIGEQWLVLPEPVLWTSVTFAVLLVISNLARKLGPMTLNGAESTWWLTLPVDRRPMVLPPFLGKVALTAAGSAIIYLPFSMVTAIDRAPVEHAFAALTFGCVGAIALVLAAVQQLGLLGPRLGKAISAAALLGCSLLPALSWSPWPTALAGLAAVGLLALVVPRSGRVRGEELVRGGAVARHAGASLFMMDANEVLRALSGGRQRVDGGRAARFYARHTHGPLRALIRADAVAFLRLNPPLMPPILWLAACVAMLLVEGGLPEFVQLAVIVIAGCATASGLGTVARKTALVPELDAVLPLHPALVRTSRTLMPCLAMSLWMAVLSGLLVLLGAADPWLVLVGALAGVGMGAGTLRAATRTPPDWTAPPVETPFGPVPRAQLGSLLRGLDVTILATIPLLVALYLGYVPSTVLMVQAVFSAGIFLVVVLSRPKRT; encoded by the coding sequence ATGCTCACGCTTGAACCGTCCGGCCGGAACAGGGAGCTGGCTGCTGACATCGTCCGGTTTACCCGCAGGTCCGCCCGACGCTACAAACGCAGTCGGATCTCGTGGGGCGACCGGTTCGTCGATGCCTACAGTTGGGGCCTCGGTATCGGCGTTTCCCTGACCATTGCGGCCTCGTTCGTTCTCGCGCTGCGCAACGAAATCGCGGACCGCGCTTCCACCACCGGCAGCATCATTGGCGAGCAATGGCTGGTCCTGCCGGAACCCGTGTTGTGGACGTCCGTGACCTTCGCGGTCCTTCTGGTCATCAGCAACCTGGCACGCAAGCTCGGGCCCATGACATTGAATGGCGCGGAGAGCACCTGGTGGCTGACTCTGCCGGTGGATCGCCGCCCCATGGTCCTGCCGCCTTTCCTCGGCAAAGTCGCGCTCACCGCAGCTGGTTCAGCCATCATCTACCTTCCCTTCAGCATGGTGACCGCCATTGACCGCGCCCCCGTGGAACACGCTTTCGCTGCACTCACTTTCGGCTGCGTCGGCGCCATTGCATTGGTCCTGGCAGCCGTGCAACAGCTCGGTCTGCTGGGTCCCCGCCTGGGTAAAGCGATCTCGGCGGCGGCGCTTCTGGGGTGCTCGCTCCTTCCCGCACTGTCCTGGTCTCCGTGGCCAACAGCGCTGGCGGGCCTTGCCGCCGTCGGACTCTTGGCGCTGGTTGTGCCGCGGTCCGGACGTGTACGGGGTGAAGAGCTGGTTCGCGGCGGAGCCGTGGCCCGTCATGCCGGGGCCTCGCTGTTCATGATGGACGCCAATGAGGTGCTTCGCGCCTTGAGCGGCGGCCGTCAAAGGGTCGACGGCGGCAGGGCGGCCCGCTTTTACGCCCGGCACACGCACGGCCCCCTGAGGGCGCTGATCCGCGCTGATGCAGTTGCCTTCCTCAGACTCAATCCCCCGCTGATGCCACCCATCCTGTGGCTTGCTGCCTGCGTCGCCATGCTGCTGGTGGAAGGTGGGCTGCCGGAGTTCGTGCAGCTGGCGGTCATCGTGATCGCGGGGTGCGCCACGGCTTCCGGGTTGGGGACCGTGGCCCGGAAGACCGCCCTGGTTCCTGAGCTCGATGCCGTGCTGCCACTGCATCCGGCACTGGTCAGGACCAGCCGCACGCTCATGCCGTGCCTTGCCATGTCCTTGTGGATGGCGGTGCTGAGTGGGCTGTTGGTTCTCCTCGGCGCCGCGGATCCGTGGTTGGTGCTGGTCGGTGCCCTCGCTGGCGTGGGCATGGGCGCGGGAACTCTCCGCGCGGCCACCAGAACGCCGCCGGATTGGACCGCTCCGCCGGTTGAGACTCCGTTCGGTCCTGTTCCCCGTGCGCAGCTGGGCTCCCTGCTGCGCGGGCTGGACGTGACCATTCTGGCGACCATCCCGCTGCTCGTGGCACTCTATCTGGGGTACGTCCCATCCACCGTCCTGATGGTGCAGGCCGTGTTCAGTGCAGGGATTTTCCTGGTGGTGGTGCTGTCCAGGCCCAAGCGCACGTGA
- a CDS encoding class I SAM-dependent methyltransferase: MRDFETLVAEAEEADVDGWGFAWLDGRANEERPPWGYAKLLAGRLATVRSALDLDTGGGEVLSEATQFPELMAATEGWPPNAQRARGLLGPRGVDIVETTAGSVLPFPDGSFELVTARHPVSPDWEEIHRVLIPGGHYFAQHVGPASAFELIEYFLGPLPEQRKGRDSQAEAAAAEASGLTVTDLRTAQCRMEFFDVGAVVWILRKCVWWVPDFSAERYLGQLREMDGQMRAGRPFVAHSTRHLIEARKEGK; the protein is encoded by the coding sequence ATGCGTGATTTTGAGACCCTGGTGGCGGAGGCCGAGGAAGCCGACGTGGACGGCTGGGGATTCGCCTGGCTGGACGGGCGGGCAAACGAAGAACGTCCGCCATGGGGATATGCGAAGTTGCTCGCGGGCCGCCTCGCCACTGTCCGGAGTGCCTTGGACCTGGACACCGGTGGCGGGGAGGTGCTCTCAGAGGCCACTCAGTTTCCTGAACTGATGGCTGCCACCGAGGGCTGGCCGCCCAACGCCCAACGGGCCCGTGGGTTACTGGGGCCGCGCGGGGTAGACATCGTGGAAACGACAGCCGGTTCCGTCCTGCCTTTCCCTGACGGGTCCTTCGAGCTCGTGACCGCACGCCACCCGGTGAGCCCCGATTGGGAAGAAATCCACCGCGTCCTGATCCCCGGCGGTCACTATTTCGCCCAGCATGTGGGACCGGCGTCGGCCTTTGAACTGATTGAATATTTTCTGGGGCCTTTACCTGAACAGCGGAAGGGGCGGGACTCCCAGGCCGAGGCAGCGGCTGCCGAAGCCTCTGGCCTCACCGTCACGGACCTCCGCACCGCCCAGTGCCGGATGGAGTTCTTCGACGTTGGCGCCGTGGTGTGGATCCTGCGCAAATGTGTGTGGTGGGTTCCCGATTTTTCAGCAGAACGCTATCTGGGCCAGTTAAGGGAAATGGATGGGCAGATGAGGGCAGGGCGCCCGTTCGTCGCCCACTCAACACGGCATCTGATCGAGGCCCGGAAAGAGGGGAAGTAG
- a CDS encoding ABC transporter ATP-binding protein yields the protein MGTVLEAEGLLVGYAGAPVCGEVSASVDAGDVLGIVGVNGAGKSTVARTLAGRQASLAGDVKVHGLLIDPDAVPFRRQVSAVFDDDLFFPSLTVREHLLLIARGHSLENPEARVEEELDFFGLLGRSHAIPDALSSGQRRRLLLAAGLIRPSSLLILDEPEQRLDPRMRVALGERIATHAKDGGAVVLVTHDPQLLLATASTCLVIDEEVQEFDPEQGASIIAGS from the coding sequence ATGGGGACAGTTTTGGAGGCCGAAGGCTTGTTGGTTGGGTACGCCGGGGCTCCGGTGTGCGGGGAAGTTTCTGCATCCGTGGACGCGGGTGACGTCTTGGGAATCGTTGGTGTCAACGGCGCCGGGAAATCCACGGTAGCCCGCACTCTTGCGGGTCGGCAGGCGTCCTTGGCGGGTGACGTGAAAGTCCACGGCCTCCTCATCGACCCCGACGCCGTTCCCTTCCGCCGGCAAGTTTCCGCTGTGTTTGACGACGACCTCTTCTTCCCGTCCCTCACAGTTCGGGAACACCTCCTCCTCATCGCCCGCGGCCATTCATTGGAGAACCCCGAAGCGCGCGTTGAGGAAGAGCTGGATTTCTTCGGACTACTGGGCAGGTCGCACGCCATCCCTGACGCCCTCTCTTCCGGCCAGCGGCGCCGGCTGCTGCTGGCAGCAGGACTGATCCGCCCGTCGTCGCTCCTGATCCTTGATGAGCCGGAGCAACGGCTCGATCCGCGGATGCGGGTGGCGCTCGGTGAGCGCATCGCCACCCACGCCAAAGACGGTGGCGCAGTGGTTCTGGTAACCCATGATCCCCAGCTCCTGCTCGCTACCGCCTCCACGTGCTTGGTTATCGACGAGGAAGTCCAGGAATTCGATCCGGAACAGGGGGCCTCGATCATTGCCGGCTCCTGA
- a CDS encoding CaiB/BaiF CoA transferase family protein, whose translation MTHHTIAPLDGVRVLELGNYIAAPTAGRLLADFGAEVIKVERPGTGDELRNWRLHKGTTSMLYRTLNRNKKSVVLDLRTGAGKQAVLALVAKCDILLENFRPGTLEKWGLGPEVLNEVNPDLIVTRISAFGQTGPLSERPGFAAVAEAYGGFRNLVGDPDRAPVRVGVSIGDSIAGLYAAFGSMMSLYQREARRRDSAGAVPLTERIIDVALNEAMFSMMESLIPDYQAYGVDRQRVGGRMEGIAPSNAYVCKDGASIVVAGNGDSIYQRYMQTIGRPDLAEHPSLQTNAGRWAQREELDQAIGDWAATLSGAEALAALEAAGVPAGPIYTAADISTDTQYAARNMIQKFDVSTGEETLPAVGFPGIVPVIGDQSLPIRNLGPDLGENTQEILGGLLNMDAAQINAASGREEALRP comes from the coding sequence ATGACACATCACACCATCGCCCCCCTGGACGGCGTCCGGGTCCTGGAACTCGGCAACTACATCGCCGCACCCACGGCTGGGAGGCTGCTGGCCGACTTCGGAGCCGAGGTCATTAAGGTGGAGCGGCCCGGGACCGGCGACGAACTGCGCAACTGGCGCCTGCACAAAGGCACCACGTCCATGCTGTACCGCACGCTGAACCGCAACAAGAAGTCCGTGGTCCTGGATCTCCGCACCGGCGCGGGCAAGCAGGCCGTGCTGGCGCTGGTAGCCAAGTGCGACATCCTTCTGGAGAACTTCCGGCCCGGAACGCTGGAAAAGTGGGGCCTGGGACCGGAGGTCCTCAACGAAGTGAACCCCGACCTCATCGTCACCCGCATCTCTGCCTTCGGGCAGACGGGGCCGCTGTCCGAGCGGCCCGGTTTTGCCGCCGTCGCCGAAGCCTACGGCGGGTTCCGCAACCTGGTGGGCGACCCGGACCGCGCTCCCGTTCGTGTTGGCGTCTCCATCGGCGACTCGATCGCGGGCCTGTACGCCGCCTTCGGCTCCATGATGAGCCTGTACCAGCGTGAAGCACGACGCCGGGACTCGGCCGGCGCTGTTCCGCTCACCGAGCGCATCATCGACGTCGCGCTGAACGAGGCAATGTTCTCGATGATGGAATCGCTGATCCCTGACTATCAGGCCTACGGTGTGGACCGGCAGCGTGTGGGTGGCCGGATGGAGGGCATCGCCCCTTCCAACGCGTACGTGTGCAAGGACGGCGCGAGCATCGTGGTGGCAGGCAACGGTGACTCCATTTATCAGCGGTACATGCAAACCATCGGGCGCCCTGACCTCGCCGAACACCCTTCGCTGCAAACAAATGCCGGGCGCTGGGCCCAGCGTGAGGAGCTTGATCAGGCCATCGGCGACTGGGCAGCTACGCTTTCAGGTGCTGAGGCGCTGGCCGCCCTTGAGGCCGCAGGGGTTCCGGCCGGACCGATCTATACCGCCGCGGATATCAGCACGGACACCCAGTATGCGGCCCGCAACATGATCCAGAAGTTCGACGTGTCCACCGGCGAGGAAACCCTCCCAGCCGTGGGCTTTCCGGGCATTGTTCCGGTGATCGGGGACCAGTCCCTGCCCATCCGTAACCTCGGACCGGACCTGGGCGAAAACACACAAGAAATCCTTGGCGGCCTCCTGAACATGGATGCCGCACAGATCAATGCGGCTTCCGGCCGCGAGGAAGCCCTCCGACCATGA
- a CDS encoding SRPBCC family protein, whose amino-acid sequence MSTVTQLFRSPAANVWEVIEDGWLYSGWVVGASRIRAVDDQWPQVGSKLHHSVGSWPFLIDDSSRVTAVEPGRKLEILAKGWPLGEARILITLEDLGGSQCRVSIAEDAVRGPGKLIPKALRDPVIAVRNRETLKRLELMAAGGAGKKS is encoded by the coding sequence ATGTCCACCGTGACGCAGTTGTTCAGGTCCCCCGCCGCCAACGTCTGGGAAGTCATTGAAGACGGGTGGCTCTATTCCGGCTGGGTGGTGGGTGCTTCACGGATCCGCGCCGTCGACGATCAGTGGCCGCAGGTGGGTTCCAAGTTGCATCATTCCGTTGGGTCGTGGCCGTTTCTGATTGATGACAGCAGCAGGGTTACTGCTGTGGAACCTGGCAGGAAGCTCGAAATCCTCGCCAAAGGCTGGCCTCTGGGCGAAGCCAGGATCCTGATCACCCTGGAAGACCTTGGCGGTTCCCAGTGCCGGGTGTCCATCGCCGAAGACGCCGTCCGCGGCCCGGGGAAACTGATACCCAAGGCGCTGCGGGACCCCGTGATAGCAGTGCGGAACCGCGAGACGCTCAAGCGTCTGGAACTTATGGCTGCGGGCGGAGCGGGCAAGAAGAGCTAG
- a CDS encoding hydroxymethylglutaryl-CoA lyase, producing MSRFESPLTTTLGNVILRDVTLRDGLQLTGKLLPTEQKIETVRELLRLGVPAIELGSMARADLVPTMANTLEVVQALTPGELEKCWIWVATPGHVAKASAAGARNFQYCLSASDSHNKANIGRTTDESLAALPQAVEYARAVAGHIQLCIATSFTCPFEGYVPEERILSIANDPRAEGTTDIVICDTLGQAVPAQVARLITRVRDESPGRRIVYHGHDTWGLGVANTLAAIQAGAAMVDGALGGLGGCPFAPGASGNTSSEDILFATRPEWLSPDVFGELVVLSEKLLGELGEPNRSKAAQGARSKAEAFDWVRPA from the coding sequence ATGAGCCGCTTCGAAAGCCCCCTGACCACCACGCTGGGCAATGTCATCCTGCGGGACGTCACGCTGCGCGACGGACTCCAGCTCACCGGCAAGCTCCTCCCCACCGAACAGAAGATCGAGACGGTGCGGGAACTGCTGCGGCTGGGGGTGCCTGCCATTGAGCTGGGCTCCATGGCCCGCGCGGATTTGGTCCCCACCATGGCCAACACGCTTGAAGTAGTCCAAGCCCTCACCCCCGGAGAACTGGAGAAGTGCTGGATCTGGGTGGCCACTCCCGGTCACGTCGCCAAAGCATCAGCCGCCGGAGCACGGAACTTCCAGTACTGCTTGTCAGCCTCCGATTCGCACAACAAGGCCAATATCGGACGGACCACTGATGAGAGCTTGGCCGCCCTCCCCCAAGCCGTCGAGTACGCGCGAGCGGTGGCTGGCCACATCCAGCTCTGCATCGCCACGTCCTTCACCTGCCCCTTTGAGGGTTACGTTCCCGAGGAGCGCATTCTCTCCATCGCCAATGATCCCCGGGCTGAAGGCACCACGGACATCGTCATCTGCGACACCTTGGGGCAGGCCGTGCCCGCGCAGGTCGCCCGGCTCATCACCCGGGTTCGGGACGAGTCCCCTGGACGCAGGATCGTCTATCACGGCCACGACACCTGGGGCTTGGGTGTAGCGAACACGCTTGCCGCCATCCAGGCCGGTGCTGCCATGGTGGACGGCGCCCTCGGTGGACTGGGCGGCTGCCCGTTCGCACCCGGCGCCAGCGGCAATACGTCCAGCGAAGACATTCTCTTTGCAACCCGCCCTGAATGGCTGAGTCCGGATGTCTTCGGGGAACTTGTGGTGCTGTCGGAGAAACTGCTGGGCGAATTGGGTGAACCGAACCGCTCCAAGGCAGCACAGGGAGCGCGGTCCAAGGCTGAGGCTTTTGACTGGGTCAGGCCGGCCTAG
- the rplI gene encoding 50S ribosomal protein L9 produces the protein MAKLILTHEVTGLGAAGDVVEVKDGYARNFLLPRGFALTWSKGGEKQVESIKAARAARAHASVEAAQAQAQALSSKKVKLEVKAGESGRLFGTVKPADVAAAVEAAGLGAIDKRNVELPNHIKSVGSYTANVRLHEDVSAVIDLEVVAAK, from the coding sequence ATGGCAAAGCTCATTCTGACCCACGAAGTAACCGGTCTCGGTGCTGCTGGCGACGTTGTGGAGGTTAAGGACGGTTACGCACGTAACTTCCTGCTGCCCCGCGGCTTCGCTCTGACCTGGTCCAAGGGTGGCGAGAAGCAGGTTGAGTCCATCAAGGCTGCCCGCGCCGCTCGTGCGCACGCTTCTGTTGAAGCTGCACAGGCACAGGCCCAGGCTCTGTCCTCCAAGAAGGTCAAGCTCGAGGTGAAGGCCGGCGAGTCCGGTCGTCTCTTCGGCACCGTCAAGCCTGCTGATGTCGCTGCTGCTGTTGAGGCCGCTGGCCTCGGCGCCATCGACAAGCGCAACGTTGAACTGCCGAACCACATCAAGTCTGTCGGTTCGTACACGGCCAACGTTCGCCTGCACGAGGACGTTTCCGCTGTCATCGACCTCGAGGTCGTTGCAGCAAAGTAG
- a CDS encoding PhzF family phenazine biosynthesis protein — MTSEALRSRPFYQVDVFSDQPYRGNPLAVVVDAEGLSTGTMQHFANWTNLSETTFLLPPTDPMADYKVRIFTGSEEFPFAGHPTLGSAHTWLQAGGVPKADGVLVQECGAGLVRVKHDAGRLAFAAPPLTRFGPVDDSIRTQLAAALRLPEEDVLDASWLVNGPTWIGVLLGSAEQVLAIEPDFAAMGDLKVGVIGPHQPGAGVDFEVRTFIPGDAMVEDPVTGSFNAGAAQWLIGSGRAPQEYIAAQGTVLGRAGRVHVTAEDGEIWVGGASATCIEGTVLL, encoded by the coding sequence GTGACTTCAGAAGCCCTGCGCAGCCGCCCGTTCTACCAGGTGGACGTCTTCTCCGACCAGCCTTACCGAGGCAACCCGCTTGCCGTGGTGGTCGATGCCGAAGGCCTCAGCACGGGCACCATGCAGCATTTCGCCAATTGGACCAACCTTTCCGAGACCACGTTCCTCCTGCCTCCCACGGACCCCATGGCGGATTACAAGGTGCGGATCTTCACGGGCAGCGAGGAGTTCCCCTTCGCGGGGCATCCGACGCTGGGTTCGGCGCATACCTGGCTTCAAGCCGGGGGAGTGCCCAAGGCTGACGGCGTCCTGGTCCAGGAGTGCGGCGCCGGTTTGGTAAGGGTGAAGCACGACGCCGGGCGGTTGGCTTTCGCCGCACCGCCGCTGACGCGCTTTGGCCCGGTTGATGACAGTATCAGGACCCAGCTCGCCGCAGCCCTGCGACTTCCAGAGGAAGATGTGCTGGACGCCTCCTGGCTGGTCAACGGGCCCACATGGATCGGCGTGCTCCTCGGTTCCGCGGAACAGGTCCTTGCCATCGAACCGGATTTCGCTGCCATGGGCGACCTCAAGGTCGGAGTGATCGGACCGCATCAGCCGGGTGCCGGCGTCGACTTTGAAGTCCGTACGTTTATTCCGGGCGACGCCATGGTGGAAGACCCGGTCACGGGTAGTTTCAACGCCGGCGCGGCCCAGTGGCTGATCGGCAGCGGCCGCGCGCCTCAGGAGTACATTGCAGCCCAGGGCACCGTGCTGGGCAGGGCGGGAAGGGTCCACGTCACAGCGGAGGACGGCGAGATTTGGGTGGGTGGAGCGTCGGCCACGTGCATCGAAGGAACGGTGTTGCTCTAA
- a CDS encoding DUF1801 domain-containing protein, with protein sequence MAENKTQPTDVSVEEFLAAVEHPTRRADGFELLEMMRDITGKEAVMWGPSIVGFGSYHYKYDSGREGDAAAVGFSPRKSSLVLYGLTEGPDADRLLPELGKHKTSAACLYVNKLDDVDRDTLAEMIRTGYKHVMEEFHTP encoded by the coding sequence ATGGCAGAGAACAAGACCCAGCCCACGGACGTGTCCGTGGAAGAATTCCTGGCCGCCGTGGAGCACCCAACACGGCGTGCGGACGGTTTCGAGCTGCTGGAGATGATGCGTGACATCACCGGCAAGGAAGCCGTCATGTGGGGGCCGTCGATCGTTGGATTCGGCAGCTATCACTACAAGTACGACAGCGGCCGCGAAGGTGACGCCGCCGCCGTCGGATTTTCACCGCGCAAGAGCAGCCTGGTGCTCTACGGCCTCACCGAAGGTCCCGACGCAGACCGGCTGCTCCCGGAACTCGGAAAGCACAAGACCAGTGCCGCGTGCCTGTATGTGAACAAACTGGACGACGTGGACCGGGACACCCTGGCCGAGATGATCCGCACCGGGTACAAGCACGTGATGGAGGAGTTCCACACGCCCTGA
- a CDS encoding diacylglycerol kinase family protein: MNQEHTVDSARTFESIVIIFNPNSTGDAPELAQQLHDRLKELLSYQPEITLQPTEHAGHAVDLAREAASKGGDVLVVSVSGDGGYNEVVNGVMQAGNPKAVCAVRAAGNANDHSRIMTTKPLEEAIAEGRVHNIDLLRIHTGQNENEPPEYAHSYIGFGLTPVVATELEKGSKGALKEMVTVIQTFSKFEPFGIRLADGKRRKFDSLVFANINEMAKYATLSEAANHPSDGKFEVITFPHMPKWRVLLTALKATTQGLGDQPSMSKYEFTTLKPLPYQMDGEVKSVEANVKVTVECAPRALATLG; the protein is encoded by the coding sequence ATGAATCAGGAGCACACTGTGGATTCTGCCCGGACCTTTGAGTCGATCGTCATCATTTTTAATCCCAACAGCACGGGGGATGCGCCTGAGTTGGCGCAGCAGTTGCATGACCGGCTGAAGGAGCTCCTCTCCTACCAGCCTGAGATCACCCTTCAGCCCACCGAGCACGCCGGACACGCCGTGGATCTGGCGAGGGAAGCGGCCAGCAAGGGCGGCGACGTCCTCGTGGTGTCCGTCAGCGGCGATGGCGGCTACAACGAGGTGGTTAACGGTGTAATGCAGGCCGGGAACCCCAAGGCTGTCTGTGCAGTCAGGGCTGCCGGAAACGCCAACGACCACAGCAGGATCATGACGACGAAACCGTTGGAAGAAGCCATCGCGGAAGGCCGTGTTCACAACATTGACCTTCTCCGCATCCACACGGGCCAAAATGAGAATGAGCCCCCCGAATATGCGCATTCCTACATCGGATTCGGCCTGACCCCTGTGGTGGCCACCGAACTTGAAAAGGGCAGTAAAGGTGCCCTGAAGGAAATGGTCACCGTGATCCAGACGTTTTCCAAGTTCGAGCCCTTTGGCATTCGCTTGGCTGACGGAAAGCGCCGGAAGTTCGATAGCCTCGTCTTCGCCAATATCAATGAAATGGCCAAGTACGCCACGCTCAGTGAAGCCGCAAACCACCCATCCGACGGGAAATTTGAGGTCATCACCTTCCCGCATATGCCCAAGTGGCGCGTTCTCCTGACTGCGCTTAAGGCCACCACGCAGGGCTTGGGTGACCAGCCGAGCATGAGCAAGTATGAATTCACCACGCTCAAGCCGCTGCCGTATCAAATGGATGGCGAGGTGAAGAGCGTTGAAGCGAACGTCAAGGTCACAGTGGAATGCGCTCCCCGCGCCCTGGCCACTCTCGGCTAG
- a CDS encoding IclR family transcriptional regulator codes for MSASDASVKANGNPLLVLGKITSILDAFSLSKPVLQLVDIRESTGLPTSTVQRLVTNLTSQGFLDRDGDAYRIGMRMAYWAAPATRGMDVVDILSPLLKNLRDTTGETACFFKAEQHYRVCVALADTHHALRREMHLGKIVPLHAGSAGRVLLAWSPELMEAVLRDPLESITDYTITSSEELETAVKKTHADGFAITVGEREDGASGLSAPVFDSAAGLVGAVTISGPTLRMPRETCEAWVEPLLAAAEHMTRLIGGRFPGES; via the coding sequence ATGTCCGCATCCGATGCTTCCGTGAAGGCCAACGGCAACCCTCTGCTTGTCCTGGGCAAGATCACGTCCATCCTGGATGCTTTCTCGTTGTCCAAGCCGGTACTGCAGTTGGTCGACATCCGCGAATCGACCGGCCTGCCCACGTCAACGGTGCAGCGACTGGTCACGAACCTCACGTCGCAGGGCTTCCTGGACCGGGACGGCGATGCGTACCGCATCGGGATGCGGATGGCCTACTGGGCAGCGCCGGCAACCCGCGGTATGGACGTGGTGGACATCCTGAGTCCGCTGCTCAAAAACCTGCGGGATACCACCGGCGAGACTGCGTGCTTCTTCAAGGCAGAGCAGCACTACCGGGTCTGCGTGGCCCTGGCAGATACGCATCACGCACTCCGCCGGGAGATGCACCTGGGCAAGATTGTCCCGCTTCACGCGGGCTCGGCAGGCAGGGTGCTCCTGGCCTGGTCACCGGAATTGATGGAAGCAGTCCTGCGGGATCCGTTGGAGTCCATCACGGACTACACCATCACCAGTTCCGAGGAGCTCGAAACGGCCGTCAAGAAGACCCACGCGGACGGGTTTGCCATCACCGTGGGTGAGCGGGAAGACGGCGCATCAGGGCTATCTGCGCCGGTTTTCGATTCAGCCGCCGGCCTGGTGGGTGCCGTCACCATCAGCGGACCAACCCTTCGGATGCCGCGGGAGACGTGCGAGGCTTGGGTGGAGCCCCTGCTGGCTGCCGCTGAGCACATGACCAGGCTGATCGGTGGACGTTTCCCCGGCGAGAGCTGA
- a CDS encoding iron chaperone, whose protein sequence is MAGKHSTVDAYIAAQTEATQLILKEIRRSIHAAVPDAGEMISYDIPTVTIDGHYVVYFAAWAHHISVYPVPRGDEVLNNDLEQYLSGKGTLKFPLTKPIPYQLIGRVAAQLAAERRREH, encoded by the coding sequence ATGGCTGGGAAACACTCCACAGTGGACGCCTATATCGCAGCCCAGACTGAGGCCACCCAGCTGATCCTCAAGGAGATCCGCAGGAGCATTCACGCAGCAGTCCCCGATGCCGGCGAGATGATCAGCTATGACATTCCCACAGTCACCATCGATGGACATTATGTGGTGTATTTCGCTGCCTGGGCACACCACATTTCGGTGTATCCGGTACCCCGTGGAGACGAAGTCTTGAACAACGACTTGGAGCAGTATTTGTCCGGGAAAGGAACCTTGAAGTTTCCTTTGACCAAGCCAATCCCGTACCAATTGATTGGCAGGGTTGCTGCCCAGCTCGCGGCGGAAAGACGACGGGAACACTGA
- a CDS encoding DUF4287 domain-containing protein: MSFQAYLDAIEDKTGLTPRQLVEIAESKGFNDPSVKAGTILEWLKADYELGRGHGMALVHVIKKGPQIDSKHVGSDGTHRDESDVLWLDGKASKPQP, translated from the coding sequence ATGTCCTTCCAGGCTTATCTTGATGCCATTGAAGACAAGACCGGCCTCACTCCGAGGCAATTGGTTGAAATCGCGGAATCCAAGGGCTTCAACGACCCGTCGGTGAAGGCCGGAACCATCCTTGAATGGCTCAAAGCCGATTATGAACTTGGCCGCGGCCATGGAATGGCCTTGGTGCACGTCATAAAGAAGGGCCCTCAGATCGACAGCAAGCATGTGGGTTCGGACGGCACGCATCGGGATGAGTCGGACGTGCTCTGGCTGGACGGCAAGGCCAGCAAGCCACAGCCGTAA